One Streptomyces sp. ML-6 genomic region harbors:
- the trpS gene encoding tryptophan--tRNA ligase produces MASERPRVLSGIQPTAGSFHLGNYLGAVRQWVALQESHDAFYMVVDLHAITVPQDPAELRANTRLAVAQLLAAGLDPERCTLFVQSHVPEHAQLGWIMNCLTGFGEASRMTQFKDKSAKQGADRTTVGLFTYPMLMVADILLYQADQVPVGEDQRQHLELTRNLAERFNGTYGDTFTVPDPYILKETAKIYDLQDPSSKMSKSAATPKGLINLLDEPKATAKKVKSAVTDTDTVIRFDRVEKPGVSNLLSIYSTLTGTGVADLEQKYEGKGYGALKTDLAEVMVEFVTPFRTRTQEYLDDPETLDSILAKGAEKARSVAAETLARTYDRMGFLPAKH; encoded by the coding sequence ATGGCCTCTGAACGTCCCCGCGTGCTCTCCGGAATCCAGCCCACCGCAGGCTCGTTCCACCTCGGCAACTATCTCGGTGCGGTCCGCCAGTGGGTGGCGCTGCAGGAATCCCACGACGCCTTCTACATGGTCGTCGACCTGCACGCGATCACCGTTCCGCAGGACCCGGCGGAGCTGCGCGCGAACACCCGGCTCGCCGTCGCCCAGCTCCTCGCCGCCGGTCTCGACCCCGAGCGGTGCACGCTCTTCGTCCAGAGCCACGTCCCCGAGCACGCCCAGCTCGGCTGGATCATGAACTGCCTCACCGGCTTCGGCGAGGCCTCGCGCATGACGCAGTTCAAGGACAAGTCGGCCAAGCAGGGCGCCGACCGCACCACCGTCGGTCTCTTCACGTACCCGATGCTGATGGTCGCCGACATCCTGCTGTACCAGGCCGACCAGGTCCCGGTCGGCGAGGACCAGCGCCAGCACCTGGAGCTGACCCGCAACCTCGCCGAGCGGTTCAACGGCACCTACGGCGACACCTTCACCGTGCCGGACCCGTACATCCTCAAGGAGACGGCGAAGATCTACGACCTCCAGGACCCGTCGTCCAAGATGAGCAAGTCGGCGGCCACCCCGAAGGGTCTGATCAACCTCCTCGACGAGCCGAAGGCCACCGCCAAGAAGGTGAAGAGCGCGGTCACCGACACCGACACGGTCATCCGCTTCGACCGCGTGGAGAAGCCCGGCGTCAGCAACCTGCTGAGCATCTACTCGACACTCACGGGCACCGGTGTCGCGGATCTGGAGCAGAAGTACGAGGGCAAGGGCTACGGTGCGCTCAAGACCGACCTCGCCGAGGTCATGGTCGAGTTCGTCACACCGTTCCGGACCCGCACCCAGGAATACCTGGACGACCCGGAGACACTGGACTCGATCCTGGCCAAGGGCGCGGAGAAGGCCCGTTCCGTGGCCGCCGAGACCCTGGCCCGCACGTACGACCGAATGGGCTTCCTGCCTGCGAAGCACTGA
- a CDS encoding 2'-5' RNA ligase family protein, with amino-acid sequence MGTVTLGVSIAVPEPYGSLLQERRASFGDPAAYGIPTHVTLLPPTEADAAALPAIEAHLAQIATGGRPFPMRLSGTGTFRPLSPVVFVQVVEGGSACSWLQKRVRDGSGPLVRELQFPYHPHVTVAHDIPEAAMDRAYEELSDYEASWTCGSFALYEQGADSVWRKINEFPFGAGDGMPAVPAQSGSSVDEPSLQP; translated from the coding sequence GTGGGGACCGTAACGCTCGGCGTTTCGATCGCGGTCCCGGAGCCCTACGGCAGCCTGCTCCAGGAGCGGCGCGCGAGCTTCGGGGATCCTGCCGCGTACGGCATTCCCACCCACGTCACCCTGCTTCCGCCGACCGAGGCCGACGCGGCCGCCCTGCCCGCGATCGAGGCGCACCTCGCCCAGATCGCGACGGGCGGCCGTCCCTTCCCGATGCGGCTGTCCGGCACGGGGACCTTCCGGCCGCTCTCGCCGGTGGTCTTCGTGCAGGTCGTCGAGGGCGGCTCGGCCTGCTCCTGGCTCCAGAAGCGGGTCCGGGACGGTTCGGGGCCGCTGGTCCGCGAGCTCCAGTTCCCGTACCACCCGCACGTGACCGTGGCGCACGACATCCCCGAGGCGGCGATGGACCGGGCGTACGAGGAGCTCTCCGACTACGAGGCGTCCTGGACCTGCGGTTCCTTCGCGCTGTACGAGCAGGGCGCGGACAGCGTCTGGCGCAAGATCAACGAGTTCCCGTTCGGGGCCGGGGACGGCATGCCGGCCGTGCCCGCGCAGAGCGGCTCGTCCGTGGACGAGCCCTCTCTGCAGCCCTGA
- a CDS encoding SDR family NAD(P)-dependent oxidoreductase: protein MKDAFGAPQSLLVLGGTSEIALATARRLIALRTRTVRLAGRPSPALDAAAAELRARGADVRTVDFDALDSESHEAVLGEVFAEGDIDMVLLAFGIAGDQERDEEEPLSAVRVVRTNYTGAVSAGLVCAGALQAQGHGSLVVLSSVAGERVRRADFIYGSSKAGLDTFAQGLGDALHDTGVHVMVVRPGVVRPGAAPDDATETAGAGEAAGTPWIGAPRVEAARLAAARFASAPLEAPSLTTTPDAIAEAIVAGLRRRSETVWVPGSLRAVMSALRHVPRPLFRRLPL from the coding sequence GTGAAGGACGCCTTCGGAGCCCCGCAGTCCCTGCTCGTACTCGGCGGCACCTCGGAGATCGCCCTGGCCACCGCGCGGCGGCTGATCGCGCTGCGGACCCGCACGGTCCGGCTGGCCGGGCGCCCCTCCCCCGCCCTCGACGCGGCCGCCGCCGAACTGCGCGCACGCGGCGCCGACGTCCGCACGGTCGACTTCGACGCCCTCGACTCCGAGTCCCACGAGGCCGTGCTCGGCGAGGTCTTCGCCGAGGGCGACATCGACATGGTGCTGCTCGCCTTCGGGATCGCGGGCGACCAGGAACGCGACGAGGAGGAGCCGCTGTCCGCGGTCCGGGTCGTCCGGACCAACTACACGGGGGCCGTCTCCGCCGGGCTGGTGTGCGCCGGCGCGCTCCAGGCGCAGGGGCACGGTTCGCTGGTGGTGCTGTCCTCGGTGGCGGGCGAGCGCGTGCGCCGCGCCGACTTCATCTACGGGTCCAGCAAGGCGGGCCTGGACACGTTCGCGCAGGGGCTGGGCGACGCGCTGCACGACACCGGGGTGCATGTGATGGTCGTGCGCCCCGGTGTCGTGCGGCCGGGGGCGGCCCCCGACGACGCGACGGAGACGGCCGGGGCCGGGGAGGCGGCCGGTACGCCGTGGATCGGGGCGCCCCGGGTCGAGGCGGCCCGGCTGGCCGCCGCCCGGTTCGCCTCGGCTCCCCTGGAGGCGCCGTCCCTCACCACGACCCCGGACGCGATCGCGGAGGCCATCGTGGCGGGGCTGCGACGGCGCTCGGAGACGGTCTGGGTGCCCGGGTCGCTCCGCGCGGTGATGTCGGCACTGCGGCACGTGCCGCGCCCGCTGTTCCGGCGCCTGCCGCTCTGA
- a CDS encoding FAD-binding oxidoreductase, whose protein sequence is MSVDTVSLTGWGRTAPTTALRFRPRTYEEAAATVRGCGPRGSIARGLGGSHGDAAQNAGGSVLDMTALDRIRTVDATAGLVVCDAGVGLHRLAEVLRPLGWSVPTPSPNRYVTVGGAIGVDAHGHDQHHSGSFSRHVQELELLTADGEIHTVRPGTVLFHATAGGLGLTGVILSATLRCHRVTGSWLSVDTERAVDLDDLMDRLSAGDHRYRYSAARIDLLARGRATGRGVLTRAEPVPRDGRAPRYARPAPARRTPFAFRPGRLPSLSALVPHSLPGGVCAALLGELRYRGAPGYRPGELQRPAAFFRFLDGPARDRPRGRGGSVRYQFAVGFGQEEALRRIVRRISLRRCPSSYAVLKRFGASDPGWLSFPVPGWTLALDLPAALPGLARFLDSLDEEVAAAGGRVCLAKDSRLRPELLAAMYPKLDEFRSLRAELDPYGAFRSDLSRRLSL, encoded by the coding sequence ATGTCTGTCGACACGGTGTCCCTGACCGGCTGGGGCCGTACCGCCCCGACGACCGCTCTGCGGTTCCGCCCGCGCACGTACGAGGAGGCGGCGGCGACGGTACGCGGCTGCGGGCCCCGCGGCTCCATCGCCCGGGGGCTGGGCGGATCCCACGGCGACGCGGCGCAGAACGCGGGCGGCTCCGTCCTCGACATGACCGCGCTCGACCGGATCCGCACCGTCGACGCCACCGCCGGGCTGGTGGTCTGCGACGCCGGGGTCGGCCTGCACCGGCTGGCGGAGGTCCTGCGGCCGCTCGGCTGGTCCGTGCCCACCCCGTCCCCGAACCGGTACGTCACCGTGGGCGGCGCGATCGGCGTCGACGCGCACGGCCACGACCAGCACCACTCCGGCTCCTTCTCGCGCCACGTCCAGGAGTTGGAGCTGCTGACCGCCGACGGCGAGATCCACACGGTCCGCCCCGGCACCGTGCTCTTCCACGCGACCGCGGGCGGTCTGGGCCTGACGGGCGTGATCCTCTCGGCGACGCTGCGCTGCCACCGCGTCACCGGATCGTGGCTGTCGGTCGACACCGAACGCGCCGTCGACCTGGACGACCTGATGGACCGGCTCTCCGCCGGGGACCATCGCTACCGCTACTCGGCCGCCCGGATCGACCTCCTCGCCCGCGGCCGGGCGACGGGGCGCGGCGTGCTCACCCGGGCCGAGCCCGTGCCCCGGGACGGCCGGGCGCCCCGGTACGCGCGCCCGGCGCCCGCCCGGCGCACCCCGTTCGCGTTCCGTCCGGGCCGGCTGCCCTCCCTCTCCGCCCTCGTGCCCCACTCGCTGCCCGGCGGGGTCTGCGCCGCCCTCCTGGGCGAGCTCCGGTACCGCGGCGCGCCCGGGTACCGGCCCGGCGAACTCCAGCGGCCCGCCGCGTTCTTCCGCTTCCTGGACGGGCCGGCCCGGGACCGGCCCCGGGGGCGCGGCGGGTCGGTGCGGTACCAGTTCGCCGTCGGCTTCGGACAGGAGGAGGCGCTGCGGCGGATCGTGCGCCGGATCTCCCTGCGGCGCTGCCCGTCGTCGTACGCGGTGCTGAAGCGGTTCGGCGCGAGCGACCCGGGCTGGCTGTCGTTCCCCGTGCCCGGCTGGACGCTCGCCCTCGACCTGCCCGCCGCCCTGCCCGGCCTGGCCCGGTTCCTGGACTCGCTGGACGAGGAGGTGGCGGCGGCCGGCGGCCGGGTCTGCCTGGCGAAGGACTCCCGGCTGCGGCCCGAACTGCTGGCCGCCATGTATCCGAAACTGGACGAATTCCGTTCGCTGCGCGCCGAGTTGGACCCGTACGGGGCGTTCCGCTCGGACCTGTCGCGCCGTCTGTCGCTCTGA
- a CDS encoding YihY/virulence factor BrkB family protein yields MDWLKKLPVIGPIVSRLMATHAWRSYETLERVHWTRLAAAITFTSFLALFPLIAVGAAIGAALLSDEQLRKIEDKLAEQVPGISDQLGIEGLVAHAGTVGAVAGALLLLTGIGWLGSMRDCLRAVWGRDDVDTGNPVVRKLKDAGLLLGLGGAALATLAISSVGTVAVGRTAGLLNIPDRGAGGVVLQVAAMAVGALCGFLLLLYLLTLLPGVEPPRRRLLVAGAIGAIGFELLKLLLGSYMKDVASKSMYGAFGVPVALLLWLNFTAKLLLFCAAWTATQNSGGAEDAEGAGKGAVSGGGGDAPGPAAASAG; encoded by the coding sequence ATGGACTGGCTGAAAAAACTCCCCGTCATCGGGCCGATCGTCTCCCGGCTGATGGCGACGCACGCGTGGCGTTCCTACGAGACGCTGGAACGGGTCCACTGGACCAGGCTCGCCGCCGCGATCACCTTCACCAGTTTCCTGGCGCTCTTCCCGCTGATCGCGGTCGGTGCGGCGATCGGTGCCGCGCTGCTCTCCGACGAGCAGCTGCGCAAGATCGAGGACAAGCTCGCCGAGCAGGTGCCGGGCATCTCCGACCAGCTCGGCATCGAGGGCCTGGTGGCCCACGCGGGCACGGTCGGGGCGGTGGCCGGTGCGCTGCTGCTCCTCACCGGGATCGGCTGGCTCGGCTCGATGCGCGACTGCCTGCGCGCCGTCTGGGGCCGGGACGACGTGGACACCGGCAACCCGGTCGTCCGCAAGCTCAAGGACGCGGGGCTGCTGCTCGGGCTCGGCGGCGCGGCGCTCGCGACCCTCGCGATCTCCTCGGTGGGCACCGTCGCGGTCGGCCGGACCGCCGGTCTGCTGAACATCCCGGACCGGGGCGCGGGCGGTGTGGTGCTCCAGGTGGCCGCCATGGCCGTGGGGGCGCTCTGCGGCTTCCTGCTGCTGCTCTACCTGCTGACCCTGCTGCCCGGGGTGGAGCCGCCGCGGCGCAGGCTGCTGGTCGCGGGCGCGATCGGCGCGATCGGCTTCGAACTGCTCAAGCTGCTGCTCGGCAGCTACATGAAGGACGTGGCGTCCAAGAGCATGTACGGCGCCTTCGGGGTGCCCGTGGCCCTGCTGCTCTGGCTCAACTTCACGGCGAAACTGCTGCTGTTCTGCGCCGCCTGGACGGCGACGCAGAACAGCGGGGGCGCCGAGGACGCCGAAGGGGCCGGGAAGGGGGCCGTCAGCGGCGGGGGAGGCGACGCACCAGGTCCGGCAGCGGCCAGCGCCGGTTGA
- a CDS encoding D-alanyl-D-alanine carboxypeptidase: MPALKKTALTVISAALLSSFAIAPASAVGKDTSDDAPKPPAGMSRVGGELLGRSGTQVRLKPGAPVLPKDLTGRSWIVADAENGEVLASHNAHWRLPPASTLKMLFADTLMPALQPKTREYTVRDEDLADLGEGSSLVGIKEDLSYTVHDLWLGVFLRSGNDAVHVLSAMYGGVPKAVEAMQTHAEELQALDTTVVSPDGYDAPRQVSSAYDLTLFARSGLQKADFREYASTVEAQFPGAKKKGGKRESFAIQNTNRLLTGADGVEPYKGIAGVKNGYTSHAGNTFTGVAERDGKVLLVTVMNPSSEETHAVYKEAASLLDWGFQASGKVTPVGELVPPKSADTGSGKGAPAAQGEDRGGHGPESAGKTAADDEGGSSGVGVALGIVGGVLVLLAGGVFLVNRRWPLPDLVRRLPRR; this comes from the coding sequence GTGCCTGCTCTCAAAAAGACCGCCCTGACGGTCATCTCAGCCGCCTTGTTGTCCAGTTTTGCCATCGCGCCGGCATCGGCGGTCGGCAAGGACACCTCCGACGACGCGCCGAAGCCGCCCGCAGGCATGTCCCGGGTCGGTGGCGAACTGCTGGGGAGGAGCGGTACGCAGGTCCGGCTGAAGCCGGGCGCCCCGGTGCTGCCGAAGGACCTCACGGGCCGGTCCTGGATCGTCGCGGACGCGGAGAACGGCGAGGTCCTCGCCTCGCACAACGCGCACTGGCGGCTGCCGCCCGCCTCCACCCTGAAGATGCTCTTCGCGGACACCCTGATGCCCGCGCTCCAGCCGAAGACCCGTGAGTACACCGTCCGGGACGAGGACCTGGCCGATCTCGGCGAGGGCAGCAGCCTGGTCGGCATCAAGGAGGACCTCTCCTACACGGTCCACGACCTGTGGCTCGGGGTGTTCCTGCGCTCGGGCAACGACGCGGTGCACGTGCTGTCCGCGATGTACGGCGGCGTGCCCAAGGCCGTCGAGGCCATGCAGACGCACGCCGAGGAGTTGCAGGCGCTCGACACCACGGTGGTCTCGCCCGACGGGTACGACGCGCCCCGGCAGGTCTCCAGCGCGTACGACCTGACGCTGTTCGCCCGCAGCGGGCTGCAGAAGGCGGACTTCCGGGAGTACGCCTCGACGGTCGAGGCGCAGTTCCCCGGCGCGAAGAAGAAGGGCGGGAAGCGGGAGAGCTTCGCGATCCAGAACACCAACCGGCTGCTGACCGGCGCGGACGGCGTCGAGCCGTACAAGGGGATCGCGGGCGTCAAGAACGGCTACACCTCGCACGCCGGGAACACCTTCACCGGTGTCGCCGAACGCGACGGCAAGGTGCTGCTCGTCACCGTCATGAACCCGTCATCCGAGGAGACCCACGCCGTCTACAAGGAGGCCGCGAGCCTGCTGGACTGGGGCTTCCAGGCGAGCGGCAAGGTCACCCCGGTCGGTGAGCTGGTGCCCCCGAAGTCCGCCGACACCGGATCGGGCAAGGGCGCCCCGGCCGCGCAGGGCGAGGACAGGGGCGGGCACGGCCCCGAGAGCGCCGGGAAGACGGCCGCCGACGACGAGGGCGGCAGCAGTGGTGTCGGGGTCGCGCTGGGCATCGTCGGCGGCGTCCTGGTGCTGCTGGCCGGCGGGGTGTTCCTGGTCAACCGGCGCTGGCCGCTGCCGGACCTGGTGCGTCGCCTCCCCCGCCGCTGA